From [Clostridium] symbiosum, a single genomic window includes:
- a CDS encoding DMT family transporter: protein MWGIIIALVSGALMSVQGVFNTEVTKQTSIWVSSGWVQFSALIACIIMWFFTGRGEVGGLFQVEPKYMLVGGIMGALITYTVIKSVGTLGPAKSALLIVVAQIIVAYGIEVMGLFGVEKVGFEWRKAIGALIAIAGIVVFRW from the coding sequence ATGTGGGGAATAATCATAGCCCTGGTTTCCGGCGCTTTGATGAGTGTGCAGGGAGTTTTTAACACAGAGGTGACAAAACAGACAAGTATATGGGTATCCTCGGGCTGGGTTCAGTTCAGCGCCCTTATCGCCTGTATCATTATGTGGTTCTTCACAGGCCGTGGCGAGGTGGGCGGGCTGTTTCAGGTAGAACCGAAATATATGCTTGTCGGAGGCATCATGGGAGCCCTGATTACCTATACGGTGATTAAGAGCGTGGGAACCCTGGGACCGGCAAAATCGGCTCTTCTGATCGTAGTGGCACAGATAATTGTGGCTTACGGCATTGAAGTAATGGGACTTTTCGGCGTGGAGAAGGTTGGATTTGAGTGGAGAAAGGCCATCGGTGCCCTGATTGCCATTGCAGGTATTGTAG